A stretch of DNA from Anaerobacillus sp. CMMVII:
AACATGCATTCTAAAAAAATAGGCTGATCCCTAAAGGTTATGCAATAGACATGTATCTTCGTCTGCTGCATTGAGCCTTATGGGAACAGTCTCTTTTTTAATATTATTTGTACATTTACTATTTTTGGTTTACGATAAATTTATGTATGTGAGTGAATTTCATATTTACCTTAACAAGCTACTTATCTGCATATAGTACATAAGCGAAAATAATGAATGATGAAATTCATTATTGTAACATTTTCTGTTATGATTAATTTTTGATTAACGCAACTATTATTTAAAAACAAGGCTGTTTTCGTAAACTTTGTTGCTTTTAGGTCGTCATCTGAGAATAAATAAGCTTTTTTGGACAATTTTATTTGTCCCAATGGCTTATTTATTCTCAAAAGCGTGAACTTTTCTTACTCAATTTATTGAGTGATATCTTCATCTAAGGAATTTTTCCAATTATTTTGCGTTAAAAAGCCACATTGTTTACGAAAAAATAATACAAAAAAGCCTTAGCAATAAATATAAGCTTTGTAATTTAGGAGGTCATTAACGTGGAAGTTTTTTTGGTAGAAAACAATGCCGATCAAATCTTAAGGGAAAAAATTGCGCAACTTATGATGGGGCAAATGGAAGCCATCGGTGACAGCAATGCATATTCTAGCCTTATTACAGCTATTGATTTAGCATTAGTTGAAGGTTCATCTGCTAAAATGTTCGCGGTTAAAGAGAATGACCTAATTATTGGTCTTGCCTTTTTCAATATTGGCATTAGTTTAGAGAAAGGTGGATATTATATTTGGTTAAATGATCTCTATGTACATAAAGAATACCGCCAAAAAGGGATCGCCAAGAAACTCTTACTACATACAATGTTTTGGGCAGAACAAAACAATCTGAAAGGTATTGAACTTGAAACAGGAGTAAATAATATTGCAACAAAACGTTTATATAATTCCTTTGGTTTCTATGACATTGTTTCTAAAAGATATGGACTTGACATAAATTAGGTTTTCAAAGATATATTTTAGATGATGTAGATGAATTTTGTAGAAAAATAACTTTCCTATTAGATGCTTACAAGTAAGCGTCTTTTTTTTATTTGCTTCCCCTTTTGTTTTTCGGAAATTCTCTGCCTAATTTAGACATTTTTACTTCTTTTCAAACCGTCCCCTTCATACGATATAAAAAAAGCTTCTGACTTTCGTAAGTAAGGAGGGTTCCGATGGTTCCACATTTTTTTGAAGCTGAATTCCATGATTTACGTGTTGAATTGTCAAAGCAATCACTCCAACAATTTATTAACAAAATGATGGAATATAAGTGCTCCCTTTATTGGCGCTATAACGACGATATCATTTATTTAATTGTAGATACAAACCAATCAATCCACGAAATCCCTTTTAAGAAGAACGGAACAAAACTTACAATTGACGTTGATTGCCTAAAGGTGAGTGAAGAATTAGTTGCGAAAGCATTAGAATTAGTATTAACAGAATATCAAGGAAGCGGGTTTATTAAGACTTACACCGACGGTCCTCAATATATCACATTTTTTAAAGACGGTATCATCCAGTCCATTACTGAAATTAATGGAGGTGAGAAGATCGTTATGAATCAATATGGGGCTATTGTGGAGTACCAGGACTTTGACCATGACCTTGACCCAGAAACGATTATTAACATTATAAACATGGAAATTGACTATACTTTAATGGAATTACACGAATTAATACAAGTGCCAAATA
This window harbors:
- a CDS encoding N-acetyltransferase, with the protein product MEVFLVENNADQILREKIAQLMMGQMEAIGDSNAYSSLITAIDLALVEGSSAKMFAVKENDLIIGLAFFNIGISLEKGGYYIWLNDLYVHKEYRQKGIAKKLLLHTMFWAEQNNLKGIELETGVNNIATKRLYNSFGFYDIVSKRYGLDIN